In Mytilus edulis chromosome 4, xbMytEdul2.2, whole genome shotgun sequence, the following proteins share a genomic window:
- the LOC139519521 gene encoding uncharacterized protein isoform X2, producing MQILYETGSAHVVKEIDPEKYEKLNVGICVNCANINVNEHDETTEPTGIHMSNMEYKTKENYMSVTKLPKISSDNLSAPQTVDRLTYQPVSNFNLNQDNDISKEKLLAKKKDEEKFNKLSEKDSEPQPESGRSELDSRFVENVKRDIAMVVCPEKVCNKLGSRFVFQLYP from the exons ATGCAAATACTTTATGAAACTGGTTCTGCACATGTGGTTAAAGAAATCGATCCAGAAAAGTATGAAA AGCTGAATGTCGGTATTTGTGTCAACTGCGCCAATATCAATGTTAATGAGCATGATGAGACAACAGAACCTACAGGAATACACATGTCTAACATGGAGTATAAAACGAAAGAAAACTACATGTCTG TTACAAAGCTACCAAAAATATCGAGTGATAATTTGAGTGCCCCACAGACGGTGGATCGACTAACATATCAACCTGTATCAAACTTCAATTTGAATCAAGATAATGATATTTCAAAGGAGAAGCTTTTGGCAAAGAAAAAAGATGAGGAAAAATTTAACAAGTTGTCAGAAAAAGACTCGGAACCACAACCAGAATCTGGACGTTCAGAGCTCGACTCACGTTTTGTTGAAAACGTAAAGAGAGATATAGCAATGGTAGTTTGCCCTGAAAAAGTGTGCAACAAATTGGGATCTC GTTTTGTTTTTCAGTTATACCCGTAA
- the LOC139519521 gene encoding uncharacterized protein isoform X1 — protein sequence MQILYETGSAHVVKEIDPEKYEKLNVGICVNCANINVNEHDETTEPTGIHMSNMEYKTKENYMSVTKLPKISSDNLSAPQTVDRLTYQPVSNFNLNQDNDISKEKLLAKKKDEEKFNKLSEKDSEPQPESGRSELDSRFVENVKRDIAMVVCPEKVCNKLGSLIPVRIDFSTEQMSKTSEFEMSCTSNMSVPIGVQRCMFHLGSDCYLTVNVFKCAL from the exons ATGCAAATACTTTATGAAACTGGTTCTGCACATGTGGTTAAAGAAATCGATCCAGAAAAGTATGAAA AGCTGAATGTCGGTATTTGTGTCAACTGCGCCAATATCAATGTTAATGAGCATGATGAGACAACAGAACCTACAGGAATACACATGTCTAACATGGAGTATAAAACGAAAGAAAACTACATGTCTG TTACAAAGCTACCAAAAATATCGAGTGATAATTTGAGTGCCCCACAGACGGTGGATCGACTAACATATCAACCTGTATCAAACTTCAATTTGAATCAAGATAATGATATTTCAAAGGAGAAGCTTTTGGCAAAGAAAAAAGATGAGGAAAAATTTAACAAGTTGTCAGAAAAAGACTCGGAACCACAACCAGAATCTGGACGTTCAGAGCTCGACTCACGTTTTGTTGAAAACGTAAAGAGAGATATAGCAATGGTAGTTTGCCCTGAAAAAGTGTGCAACAAATTGGGATCTC TTATACCCGTAAGAATAGACTTTTCAACCGAACAAATGAGCAAAACGAGTGAGTTTGAAATGTCTTGTACATCTAACATGTCCGTACCAATTGGAGTGCAAAGATGTATGTTCCATCTTGGTAGTGACTGTTATCTGACTGTGAATGTATTTAAATGTGCTTTATAG